The Methanobacterium sp. genome has a window encoding:
- a CDS encoding UGSC family (seleno)protein, translating into MRVNVIEKEVMNPMAETAANKIKISSIPNKISKITYFDNTKPNADIILNTIKGNLGIDSIDAQKPAGDGATEEQMKEAHKGDLVILALGDCGSCTTWVILDAVRLEKEGKPTICICTHKFADYGKSLAKAQGAENLRIFEIDHPIAGLKEDEVKVKTEKIIPEIKKLLKLH; encoded by the coding sequence ATGAGAGTCAACGTTATTGAAAAAGAAGTAATGAATCCAATGGCTGAAACTGCGGCAAATAAGATAAAAATATCATCTATTCCTAATAAAATCAGTAAAATAACATATTTTGACAATACAAAGCCCAATGCAGACATTATTTTGAATACAATTAAAGGGAATCTGGGTATAGATTCAATAGATGCTCAAAAACCTGCCGGTGATGGAGCAACAGAGGAACAGATGAAAGAAGCTCATAAAGGAGATTTAGTAATTCTGGCACTTGGAGACTGCGGTTCATGCACTACATGGGTAATTCTGGATGCTGTACGGCTGGAAAAAGAAGGGAAACCTACAATTTGCATTTGTACGCATAAGTTTGCTGATTATGGAAAATCACTAGCAAAAGCCCAGGGAGCAGAGAATTTAAGGATATTTGAGATTGATCATCCCATTGCAGGGCTTAAAGAGGATGAAGTGAAAGTAAAAACTGAAAAAATCATTCCTGAAATAAAGAAACTGCTTAAACTACATTAA